The genomic region GTTTAGGAATTTCTATCTCAGACTACATGCCGCAACAATTGGAGCTATTGGTGGAGGATTTTACCCACTTATAGGTTTGGGATTAATAGCATTAACTTTTGACTGGTTGGGAAATGTGAAGTATTATATTTCAGGCATAGCTTTTACTACAGCATTTTTCCTAGTCTTAACTGCCCCTGTTGGGAGCCATGCACTTGCTCAAGGTGCTCATAAGTCTAGGATAGTTATGCCTGAACCCATAATTGCTGATAAGCTTTTAGAAGATGAGGAGAGGGAGGTTGGTAAGCAATGATACCTAGTGTTCCATTATGCTATATTTTATTAGCATTATTCATGACTT from Staphylothermus marinus F1 harbors:
- the mnhG gene encoding monovalent cation/H(+) antiporter subunit G gives rise to the protein MDVGVVLEAIAYYVGLALILVGGVLDLIASIGMNRFRNFYLRLHAATIGAIGGGFYPLIGLGLIALTFDWLGNVKYYISGIAFTTAFFLVLTAPVGSHALAQGAHKSRIVMPEPIIADKLLEDEEREVGKQ